One stretch of Vicinamibacteria bacterium DNA includes these proteins:
- a CDS encoding tetratricopeptide repeat protein, with amino-acid sequence MAEKFDEALEKAQRARRGAPKDLQVLQELGLIYAQMNRLEEARSVFEEYLNLKQNVNVSILLANVLRRMGRIDEGRALIEKARHQEPDHGGVLITLGDFLVEAGRLGEALLLYQRAKEVDPYRASETANQRIVELRTQ; translated from the coding sequence TTGGCCGAGAAGTTCGATGAAGCGCTCGAAAAAGCGCAACGCGCGCGGCGCGGCGCTCCCAAAGACCTTCAGGTCCTTCAAGAGCTGGGTCTCATTTACGCGCAGATGAACCGGCTCGAAGAAGCCCGATCCGTCTTCGAGGAGTATCTCAACCTGAAGCAGAACGTCAACGTCTCGATTCTTTTGGCCAACGTTCTCAGACGGATGGGTCGGATCGACGAAGGACGGGCTCTCATCGAGAAGGCTCGACACCAGGAGCCCGACCACGGGGGCGTGCTTATCACGCTCGGAGATTTCCTCGTCGAAGCGGGCCGTCTCGGTGAAGCTCTTCTGCTTTATCAGCGTGCGAAGGAAGTCGACCCTTATCGTGCGAGTGAGACAGCGAACCAGCGCATCGTGGAGCTGAGGACTCAGTAG